The genome window ACTTAGAATACACATGAAAACCACAATGTCAATATCCATTCGCTTTTTAATTACCTTAATTGATACTTGAATTTTGAAATGGTAGACTCTGATTAGAAAGGTAAGCTTATGAGAAGAACCCACAAGCACATAGTTTCCCCGGCAACGGCGACTCAAATCTGTTGTGATCTTGGCATCAAGAAGTCAGATTTCCCGAAAACTCTCCGAGCACTGAAAAAGTCAGGACGGCAAAGAAAACCTGGAGACAGTCGCCCGAAGCCCGATGGGCGAAAGACATAATCAGGCCCGCAAGCGCCAAGCGCTTGCGGGATTTTTAATTAGCGATAGAATTAACCCAATAGAGATTGCTATGGCTACCAACCATAGTCGCCAAGCGAGGAGAAATCCCTAATCTAACTTGCCCGAACATTCTGATGTTTTAGGGTAGTAAGCGTCCTTAGGCAAAAGCCCGAGGGAAGCTCGGTGGAACCACGGTCTTAGATCGCCCGAGTCTGAAAACATTTTGGGATTAAGGTCCGACCTTTTTCCTGAACCAAGGTCGGACCTTGAAAATGTTTACAGACTCGGGCTATTTAATTTTTAACAAAATAATTATGAAAAACTTAGAACACATTCGCCACTCTCTCGCCCACCTTTTGGCAGCAGCCGTTTTGGAACTTCAGCCTGATGCCAAAAATACCATCGGTCCTGCGATTGATAACGGCTTTTATTACGACTTTGAATTCTCCGCTCCAGTTTCGGATAAAGATTTGCCTAAAATTGAAAAGCGGATGAAGCAAATCCTGAAGACTTGGGATAAAGTCTCACACCAGGAAGTCTCGGAAAAGGAAGCTCGGGAGCATTTTAAGGCCAATCCTTACAAACTGGAATTGATTGATGAAATCGTTGGCAAAGGCGAGAAAATTACTCTCTACACTTTTGGCAAATTCACCGACCTTTGTCGTGGTGGCCATTCGGAATCAGCCAAAGAAATTAAACCGGACTCATTCAAACTTGAACGTGTCGCCGGCGCTTATTGGCGTGGCGATGAGAAGAATAAAATGCTAACCCGGATTTATGGGCTTGCTTATAACACCAAGGAAGAACTCGACGCCTATGAAGCCCAAAGAGAAGAAGCCAAAAAACGCGACCACAAAAAACTTGGTAAAGAGCTAGACTTGTTCACCTTTTCCGAACTGGTTGGAGCCGGCCTCCCCCTTTGGACCCCGAAAGGCACCGTCCTTAGAGATATTTTGGATAGCTTTGTCTGGGAACTCCGAAAAAATCACGGCTACGAACGGGTTGATATTCCCCACATCACCAAAAAAGAACTTTACGAAAAAAGCGGCCATTGGCAAAAATTCGCCAACGAACTCTTCAAAATTGAGACTCGTGAAGGTCACACTTTCGTCATGAAGCCGATGAACTGCCCCCATCACACACAGATCTACGCTCGCAAGCCGTGGAGCTACCGGGAATTGCCTCAACGTTATGCCTCAACCACCAAAGTCTACCGCGACGAACAGTCCGGAGAGCTTTCGGGCCTATCGCGCGTTCGCGCTATCACCCAAGATGATGCCCACGTTTTTTGTCTGCAGTCACAAGTCAAAGATGAAATGAAGAAAATTTGGGAAATTATTGAAGAATTCTACAGCGCCGCCGGTTTCAAACTCTATCACCGTCTATCTCTTCACGACCCGAAGCAGATGGAAAAATATCTTGGAACCAAAGAAGTTTGGCAGCAATCTGAGCAAGAACTCCGAGACTTGGTTAAAGAAAAAGGCGTCACCGCAATCGAAGCTTTAGGCGAAGCCGCTTTTTACGGGCCTAAGGTCGACTTTATGGCCAAAGATTCTCTCGGTCGAGAATGGCAGGTCGCCACAATCCAGCTTGATATGAATTTGCCGGAAAGGTTTGATCTCGACTGCACCAACGAAAAAGGTGAGCGCGAAAGAATCGTTATGATTCACTGCGCCATCATGGGCTCGATTGAGAGGTATCTGTCAATCCTGATTGAACACTTTGGCGGAAATTTTCCGCTCTGGCTCTCTCCTGTCCAAGTCAAAATTATTCCGATTGCGGAAAATCATCACGCTGAAGCTTCGCGAGTTTACGACGAATTTAAATCAGCCGGCATCCGTGCTGAACTGGCGCTTGATGGCGGTTTTGGTAAAAATGTCCGCGAAGCCAAAGTTCAAAAAATCCCCTACTTCATCATTATCGGCGATAAAGATTTGGAGGCTAAAAAAGTCACTCTAGAATCACGCGATAAGGGAAACTTAGGCCAAATGAAATCTTCTGAAATTATCGAGAGGCTTCTTCCGGAGATTAAGGGCAAGAAATAGACTTTTCATTGCAAATTTTATCAGATGTGTTATAGTCTTTAAGGATGAAAACGAAATCACCATCAAACCTAACTCCTCAAGAGTATATTGATTGGGCGATTTCGGAAAGGGCCCAAAAGCCCAAGCTGATTCGCTCAAAATTCGATACCGAAGTGGCCAAGCAACACAAGCTCGGCAATATTCCGGATGACCTTTTTGAAAAGTACAAAGCGGCACTGGCCCAACAGGAAACCGCCATCGAGAGTTGATGGCGGTTTTTAATATCTTATCTTTTCGCTTCTCGATCAAACTTACCGATCATCGAGAGAATGCGGCTGTGCATCGTATCACCCCTGGATTTGCTTCTCATCATTTCTTCAGTAATTCCCCTTTTTGCCATCACACCCATAAAAGTCATGAGGGTTTTATGATAGATTGCGCCCGCTTGACGGTTATTAAATTGCTCATACGCAATATTTCTAAGTGCCTGAAGTTGACCACGAATTTCATCGAGCAAAACAAACTGGATTGGATCGTTAACCAAGACTTCTGAAATCGGCTTCCCGGAAGCATGAGCTTCAACATATGCATCGGCCAAGCGTTTGACCGACGGGTAATCTGCGCCCAAAACCACCTTAGCCATTTTGAAGTTTCTGAACTTACCCATTGACGGCGAATTAAAATATTTTACTGAAGGAGTAAAACCTTTAGCAATCGACTCCACGGTCTTAGTCAACTTGGTAGCGATGGTATCTGGTGACATTGTAAAATCTATCGAGAAACCGACATGGCGCCCCTCTGGTTCAGTACCTTTGAGCTCGGCAATAGTGTCAATACCACGAAAATAATCATCATAAAGCGACGCCAAGATGACTTCGGCATCTTCACCTAACCAATTGGATTCACGAATACAAGTACACAAAAGCGACTCAACTAATTTTGAGTCTTCGTAAATATCTTTCTCTGTGCCACGCAGTTCGGAAACTTTTGTCGCAATGGCCGCTTCTTTTTCCTGAACAGCTTTAACATCCTTAATGATATCAACGTCCTCGCAACCAGCCACACCTCTAAAATCAATCGGGTTAGTCCTGGTAGCTTCGAGCTCGGCGACCATTTTTAAGAGTTCAGCTTTTGATTCGGCTAACGACTCGGAACCTTTCGAAGTCTGACTTTCAAGAGTTTTCATGACCAAATTATACACAATTTATTAATAATGTCAACTAGATATCTAAAGTCGCGTATTTGGCGTTAGATTGGATGAAAGATTTACGGGCCGGCACGTCGGTACCCATGAGCATGTCGAAGACTTTATCGGCTTCTTGAGCATCGTCAATTTTAACTTTCTTAAGAATGCGTCTGGCCGGATCCATGGTGGTCTCCCACAATTCTTCAGAGTTCATTTCACCCAAACCTTTATAGCGTTGAATGGTGACCTTGGCGGGCCTTTTGGAATCTTTGACATCTTCCTCTGCCTCCGCAACTTCCTCACCTTCGCCAGCTTCAACAACGGCATCTTCCGGAATATCCTTGCCTAAACTTTTGGTCTTGGCCTCTTCGGAATAGAAGTACAAAAATTCTTTGCCTCTTTTAACTTTGTAAAGTGGCGGCTGGGCGATATAAATAAAGCCTTGTTCGAGAAGTGGTTTGAAATAGCGATAAAACAAAGTCAAAAGCAAAGTACGGATGTGCTCACCGTCCACATCGGCATCGGTCGCGATAATAATTTTGTGATAACGAAGTTTGGCCAAATCAAAAGTGTCGCCAATCGCCGTACCGAGCGCTACCACCAAATTCTTAATTTGTTCTGAAGCCAGCATTTTGTCTAGTCTTGCCCGCTCAATATTCAAAATCTTACCTCGCAATGGCAGGATGGCCTGAATACGACGGTCGCGCCCAGACTTGGCGGTACCGCCGGCCGAATCTCCTTCCACAATAAACAGCTCCGATTCGGAAGCATCCTTGGTCTGACAGTCGGCCAACTTTCCCGGCAAAGTCATGCCTTCGAGCGCGCCTTTTCGGAGAATTGAGTCTTTGGCCGCTTTCGCCGCCTTTCTGGCTTTCATCGCCAAAATCGATTTGTTGATCATTGAACGGGCATCTTCAGGATTTTCCTCGAGAAAAGCCGAGAAAGCTTCACCGAAGACTGTGGCCACGGCACTCTGGGCTTCCACGCTACCCAATTTGGCTTTAGTCTGACCTTCAAATTGGATCTCGCGTAGTTTAACTGAAACAACCGCAGTAAGACCCTCCAGCACATCGTCACCAGTAAAACTGTCCTCACCATCTTTAATTAGATTATTTTTCTTACCATAAGTGTTCAGGGTTCGAGTGAGTGCGGTCTTAAAACCGGTAAGATGGGTACCGCCTTCAGGGGTATGGATGTTGTTGGCAAAAGCGATGATTCGGTCGGAAATATCATCAACATATTGCAAAGCTACTTCAACCGACTCGACCCCGTCAACTTTTTTCTCAATATAAAAAATATTTTTGTGGATCGGCTTCTGAATTTTGTTATAAAACGCCACGAGCGACACTAAACCGCCCTCAAAGTAAAAGGTTTGGGACAGCGCCTCGATATTGGCCTCACGGAAATAAAAGACATCTTCTAAATCCAACGAGCCTTGGTAATCACGGGCATCAATTACTGAAATCCGGAGCCCGCGCACCAGGTAGGCCTGCTGGCGCATGTGCGAAACCACCCAATTAAAATCAAAAGCAATTCCCTCTTTAAAAATTTCTTTATCCGGCTCAAAAATCGTAATTGTTCCGTTCTTTTTGGAAGCGCCGAGCCTCTTCACTCTAGCTTTGGCCTTGCCTTGCTTGTACTCTTGAGCAAACATCCCACCATCACGATGAACGATCACCTTCATGTAAACCGAGAGCGCGTTCACCACCGAAGCACCGACACCATGCAAACCACCAGAAACTTTGTACCCCTCACCGCCAAATTTACCTCCAGCGTGAAGGGTTGTCATAATTGTCTCTAGAGCAGAAACTTTTGTAGCCTTGTGCATATCAACCGGAATACCTCGACCGTTGTCAGTCACTCGAATTTGATTGTTCGGCAGAAGTACCACTTCGATATCATTACAAAATCCACCCATCGCCTCATCGCGGGAGTTATCGAAAATTTCGGTAATCAAATGATGGAGACCACTTGGGCCAGTAGTACCGATATACATGCCGGGACGCTTGCGGACCGGATCCAAACCTTCAAGGACAGTAATAGACGAGGCGTCATAATGGTGCCCCGATCCGTTCTTCTTGTCTTCTTTTTTATCGTTATTTTTAGCCATTTAAAAAGAAAAAGAGCCTTTTGAGCTACCCTGAAATTATAGCAAAAAACACCCCAAAAAACAACCATTTTTATGTTAAAAAAATGGCTTTGTTAAGCCGTAAAAAGTTATCAACAAGCACAATCTTGATTAACCGAGACGCTTGCGTGGTTTAGTTATAATATCTGAGCCGCCTCCCAGACTTGAACTGGGGACCTTCGCTTTACAAAAGCGTTGCTCTACCAACTGAGCTAAGGCGGCAAGTTATTGCTTCTACCAGACAAAATATACCTGAAAACTGAAAAAACGGCTACTTTTTGACGCCGTTTATTTCTTTTTTGTATTCACCAATGCTTTTCAAATAAACCGAGCTCGCTCCCCTCTTGCCCAAATCGTGACGGCCCTTAATTAAATTGATGAGACTGGAAAACTGGCCCTGCACCTTTTCGGCCCCAAGTTTGATAAGATGAAAAACATCGTGTGCAGCGTGAGCCAAAAGTAAACTAGCGAATACCAGAGCTTTTTTGAAATCGACGCGCGAAAGCCAATATTTAATTCTTAGACCGAGTGCAATCAGTGGTTCATCAAAAGTCCCGCTTAAAGAAGTCAGGAAAGTGGCTCGCCCTCGCTCCAGCTCATAGGAATGCAAACCCAGCAAAGCCAAAATCCCGAAAAAGGCAATTAGAAATATAATAAAGGAGATCATGTTTAGCAAACTATTTTCCCAGCACGGAGAAGCGGGCGAAACGAGCAATCTCGATTTTCTCACCAAATTTCTGAACTGCCGTCTCCACCAAGTTGCGAATTTTCAAATCTGGATTCTTGATATAGTCCTGTTCCAGTAAAATTTTGTCAGCAAAATAGGCGTCGAGCTTACCTTGCAAAATTTTCTCGCGCATAGCTTCCGGCTTATTGGCGACTTCAGCAGCAAAAACTTCAGCCACCTTGGCCCGAGCCTCGGCTGTAATATCTTCTTTCTTAACAAATTCCGGATTTGAGGCGGTCACTTGCATCGCCAAGTCTCTTGCCAAAGTCTTAAATTCTTCATTACCGGAGACGAAATCGGTCTCGCAGGATAGCTCCACCATTGCTCCAACCGAGCCGTTGGCGTGAATATAACAAGCAACTGAACCCGAGCCGAGAGTTCGATCTGATTTTTTGGCCGCGATATCACCGCCCTTCTTTTGAAGAACAATTTTGGCTTTCTCCATATCATCCTTAGCCTCTTCCAAGGCCTTCTTGCACTGCATGATTGAGACACCGGTCTCGTCACGCAACTTTTTAACTTGTTCAGTGGTAGCCATAAAATAGATTTAGATTTAAAAAATCAAAATTAAGTCAGACTGCTATATTTTAGCAAATTAGGAGCCCTGATTACTAGGCCAGTTATTCTTTTTTGCTCAAGCGCCCAGCTTCATAGGCGTCAGCGATTTCCTTCACAAAGAAGGCGATGCTCGCCCTAGCAGTATCATTACCGACGATTGGATAATCAACAAGACTGATATCACAGTCGGAACCGGCCAAGGCAATCACCGGGATATTTTCGTGTTTGGCCTCCCTAACCGCGATCATTTCCTTCTTCGGATCAATCACAAAAACCGCTTTTGGTTTTTGCTTCATAACAACCAGACCCAGGAAAAATCTCTCCAGTTTCGCAATTTCTCGGTCAATCAACAGTCGTTCTTTTTTAGTGTACTTGGCAAGCTCGCCTTTCTCTCGCTTGCTAATCAAATCTTCCATCCTCTCGACTCGCTTGCGAATTTGAGGAAAATTAGTCAGGGTACCGCCAATCCATCGGCCAGCCACATACGGCTGATCCAGGCGCATCGCAGCGTCCTTAATGGCAGTGAGACTCTCATTTTTGGAGCCGGCAAAAAGGACCATACCACCAGAAGCAGCCACAGTCTTAACAAACTCCTTAGCTTTATCCAGAAGGACACTGGTCTTTTCCAGGTCAAAAATCTCAACTTTATTCTTGGCGCCAAAAATATATTCGGCGGTCGAAGGGTGTCGTCGGGCTCGGCCCAAACCAAAATGGGCACCGACCTTAAACATGGCCTCAACTCCTTTATTCATAGTATCTTTTACCGCTTGGGTCATAGGATGAGAGTTTAGCAGATTGGCCCTGCTCTTGCAAGGCCAGATTATAAAACATAAAACTTGAAACCTGGAGCCTAAGAAAAGATTCTCATTTACGTCTCAGGCTTCAAGTTTCAAGCCTCAAGCTTCATTCAACTGGCTTTTAGCCTCCAAAGCGTCCAGAATCGGGCTAATTTCGCCGGCCATGATGGTTTCAATGTTGTGCCAAGATTCTTTAATCCGATGATCAGTAATTCGGTCCTGAAGCACATTGTAAGTCCTGATTTTTTCGGAACGATCACCGGTGCCAATCTGATTTTTCCTTTCGCTCGCAAATTTTTTGGCCTCTTCTTCGGCTTTCACAACTTCCAGTTTGGCAATCAAAATCGACATGGCCTTATCACGGTTTTTGGCCTGACTTCTTTCGGAAGTACAGCGCACATCGATGCCTGTCGGCTTGTGAATAAGGCGAACGGCCGTCTCAACCTTGTTAACATTCTGCCCTCCGGCCCCACCAGAGCGCGAAAATTCCATCTCGATGTCAGCCGGGTTGATTTCGATCTTGGTCTTCTTACGAATCGGCAAAATCGCCACAGAGGCGGTCGAAGTATGAACTCGGCCAGATTTTTCCGTTTCCGGCACTCGCTGAATGCGGTGCACACCGGTCTCAAAACGCAATCGCCGAAAACAATCTTTGCCCTTAATTTCAAAAACTGCCTCTTTGTAGCCACCGATATCGTTCATTGACTCACTGATGGTGAGAAATGCCCAGCCAAGCGAATCGGCATAGCCTCGATACATTGAAGACAGGTTTCTGGCGAAAAGCGCCGCTTCGTCTCCACCGGCCCCGGCGCGGATTTCCAAAATCATCTCATTCGGGAACTCCTCCTCAACTTTTTCTGAATCCAAAATCTCTTTCATTTGAGTAATCAGTCCCATTTTTTGTTCAGCCAAACTATCAAGCTCATCTTTGGCCAGGTCTTTGAAAGACGGATCTTTTTCGAGCATTTCGTGAACCGACTTCTCTTCAGTCAAAAGCTTCTCATAAGCCGAAGCCAAGTATGAGGTCTTGTTGTTTTCCTTATAGATTTTTAGATCGAAATTTTCCATTTATTTAATTTTAGCCCAACAAGCAAAAACCCGCCTATTCATTATAGCGGGTTTTTGGCTAAAATAGTTATTTGGCTCTAGCCACTTTCCCCTTAGCAACCCTAGCTTTGAATCTCTCAAGCCGGCCGGCGGTATCTACTATCTTATCATTACCGGTGTAGAAAGGGTGGCAGGCGCTACAAATTTCAACTTCAATTTTTTCTTTGGTTGAACCCACAGTAAAAGACTTGCCACAGGCGCAGGTGGCTTTTGCGTTCGGGAAATACTTTGGATGGATTTCGGCTTTCATAGGGAGACAATATAGCACTGGGGGGCTAGTTTTGCAAGATGTTGATTTGATTCTGGTATTTAGCCGCCAATTCCATCACATCATCGCCGTAGAAGGCGTAAGCCTTTTTGGAAGCATTGGCCCAACCGGCCAAGTACCTCAAAGCAGCCAATCTCTCGGCAGCATAAGTTTGTTTGTCGGCCCCGTTATCCATCATCAGGATGGCCGCCGCCATAAAGGCATCTTCCGGATCCCAAGGATTTGGCGGATTATGCCCGGTTGCCTTAGAAATCCGTTCTTCGTACAAAACCCAAGTCGAAGGGATAAATTGAGCCGGCCCCATGGCGCCACCATAACCGTACCAGGGCTTTTTGGAAACCGGCATTTTATCGGGATCAAGACCAAGACGCTTAGTAATATCCAGAAACGGCACGGTGTCTCGGGGAGCTTTCATGTCCACACGCCAATTGCCGGTTCCCACATTTTCTCCCAAGTTAGACTCT of Candidatus Paceibacterota bacterium contains these proteins:
- the tsf gene encoding elongation factor Ts (EF-Ts; functions during elongation stage of protein translation; forms a dimer; associates with EF-Tu-GDP complex and promotes exchange of GDP to GTP resulting in regeneration of the active form of EF-Tu), translating into MATTEQVKKLRDETGVSIMQCKKALEEAKDDMEKAKIVLQKKGGDIAAKKSDRTLGSGSVACYIHANGSVGAMVELSCETDFVSGNEEFKTLARDLAMQVTASNPEFVKKEDITAEARAKVAEVFAAEVANKPEAMREKILQGKLDAYFADKILLEQDYIKNPDLKIRNLVETAVQKFGEKIEIARFARFSVLGK
- the rpmE gene encoding 50S ribosomal protein L31 — protein: MKAEIHPKYFPNAKATCACGKSFTVGSTKEKIEVEICSACHPFYTGNDKIVDTAGRLERFKARVAKGKVARAK
- a CDS encoding PCRF domain-containing protein; translated protein: MENFDLKIYKENNKTSYLASAYEKLLTEEKSVHEMLEKDPSFKDLAKDELDSLAEQKMGLITQMKEILDSEKVEEEFPNEMILEIRAGAGGDEAALFARNLSSMYRGYADSLGWAFLTISESMNDIGGYKEAVFEIKGKDCFRRLRFETGVHRIQRVPETEKSGRVHTSTASVAILPIRKKTKIEINPADIEMEFSRSGGAGGQNVNKVETAVRLIHKPTGIDVRCTSERSQAKNRDKAMSILIAKLEVVKAEEEAKKFASERKNQIGTGDRSEKIRTYNVLQDRITDHRIKESWHNIETIMAGEISPILDALEAKSQLNEA
- the thrS gene encoding threonine--tRNA ligase, giving the protein MKNLEHIRHSLAHLLAAAVLELQPDAKNTIGPAIDNGFYYDFEFSAPVSDKDLPKIEKRMKQILKTWDKVSHQEVSEKEAREHFKANPYKLELIDEIVGKGEKITLYTFGKFTDLCRGGHSESAKEIKPDSFKLERVAGAYWRGDEKNKMLTRIYGLAYNTKEELDAYEAQREEAKKRDHKKLGKELDLFTFSELVGAGLPLWTPKGTVLRDILDSFVWELRKNHGYERVDIPHITKKELYEKSGHWQKFANELFKIETREGHTFVMKPMNCPHHTQIYARKPWSYRELPQRYASTTKVYRDEQSGELSGLSRVRAITQDDAHVFCLQSQVKDEMKKIWEIIEEFYSAAGFKLYHRLSLHDPKQMEKYLGTKEVWQQSEQELRDLVKEKGVTAIEALGEAAFYGPKVDFMAKDSLGREWQVATIQLDMNLPERFDLDCTNEKGERERIVMIHCAIMGSIERYLSILIEHFGGNFPLWLSPVQVKIIPIAENHHAEASRVYDEFKSAGIRAELALDGGFGKNVREAKVQKIPYFIIIGDKDLEAKKVTLESRDKGNLGQMKSSEIIERLLPEIKGKK
- a CDS encoding DNA topoisomerase subunit B, which codes for MAKNNDKKEDKKNGSGHHYDASSITVLEGLDPVRKRPGMYIGTTGPSGLHHLITEIFDNSRDEAMGGFCNDIEVVLLPNNQIRVTDNGRGIPVDMHKATKVSALETIMTTLHAGGKFGGEGYKVSGGLHGVGASVVNALSVYMKVIVHRDGGMFAQEYKQGKAKARVKRLGASKKNGTITIFEPDKEIFKEGIAFDFNWVVSHMRQQAYLVRGLRISVIDARDYQGSLDLEDVFYFREANIEALSQTFYFEGGLVSLVAFYNKIQKPIHKNIFYIEKKVDGVESVEVALQYVDDISDRIIAFANNIHTPEGGTHLTGFKTALTRTLNTYGKKNNLIKDGEDSFTGDDVLEGLTAVVSVKLREIQFEGQTKAKLGSVEAQSAVATVFGEAFSAFLEENPEDARSMINKSILAMKARKAAKAAKDSILRKGALEGMTLPGKLADCQTKDASESELFIVEGDSAGGTAKSGRDRRIQAILPLRGKILNIERARLDKMLASEQIKNLVVALGTAIGDTFDLAKLRYHKIIIATDADVDGEHIRTLLLTLFYRYFKPLLEQGFIYIAQPPLYKVKRGKEFLYFYSEEAKTKSLGKDIPEDAVVEAGEGEEVAEAEEDVKDSKRPAKVTIQRYKGLGEMNSEELWETTMDPARRILKKVKIDDAQEADKVFDMLMGTDVPARKSFIQSNAKYATLDI
- the rpsB gene encoding 30S ribosomal protein S2; translated protein: MTQAVKDTMNKGVEAMFKVGAHFGLGRARRHPSTAEYIFGAKNKVEIFDLEKTSVLLDKAKEFVKTVAASGGMVLFAGSKNESLTAIKDAAMRLDQPYVAGRWIGGTLTNFPQIRKRVERMEDLISKREKGELAKYTKKERLLIDREIAKLERFFLGLVVMKQKPKAVFVIDPKKEMIAVREAKHENIPVIALAGSDCDISLVDYPIVGNDTARASIAFFVKEIADAYEAGRLSKKE